A window of Gimesia sp. genomic DNA:
AAAGTAGACGAGTCAAACGCATCTGAGAGTCTCCGAACTGGAAATTAGAAATGTTAAGTTGATTCTATCAAAAAGGTTACAGAAAGGGCTGTCGAAAGGGGGCGGACGAATCTCTGCCCCATCTTGCCAGTCTTAACGTAACTGCTGGAACTCAAGCTACAAAGATCAAACACGGAAGATGAGAAAATGTTTCGAAAAACTCGCCATTCACCAGAATTTCATTGAGTTCGAAAGAGGACTCGAAAGTCAGCTGATTGAAACAAAAAACGCCCGCAGTCGGCCTGCGGGCGTTGGTCTCTGAGATTCGTGCTGAAGTGAGTAGTGGTTTTCAGCTGAATCGGATTATTTGAAAGCGGTGATTCCCGGCATGGCGACGGGCGGTACCGGCATCGGTCCCCACTCGTAACTTGCGGGAGTCAGGTCTTCCTGCGAATTCATAGCTTCGTCCCAGGTAATGCTCTTTCCGGTGTAGGCGGCCATACGACCCATGATCGCCAGCATGGAGCTCTTGGTCATGTAGTCACCATTGTTGATCGGATTGCCGGAGCGGATGCTTTCGAAGAATTCATCGTGCTCGACCTGGTACATGTTCTTGCTTTTGTCGCGGAACTGCCAGGTCTTTTCCCCTTTGGGATCGTAGATACGATGCTTGAAGACATCGACGCGTCCCTTGGTGCCGAATACATGATCCGAAACATCGACAGCACAACCATCCTGCTGACGGCAGCGGCTGAAGCCTTTGACACCATTGGGGTATTCGTAGACGATCGCGAAGTGGTCGTAAATGTGACCATACTCTTTACCGATACGTGTCTGGCGGCCTCCAGTACCACTGCAGGAGATCGGCGTCTGGTCGTTCATTGTCCAGGCCATTTTATCCAGGCTGTGGACATGCTGCTCGGTGTTGAAGTCACCAGACAACCAGGTGAAATAGAGCCAGTTGCGCATCTGCCATTCCATGTCGCTCCATTCCGGCTCCCGCTTGAACATCCACAGACCGCGGGTGTTGTAGCTGCACTGGATTGCCATCACATCGCCCACGGCACCTTCATGAATCTGGTTGAAGGTTTCCCGCATACCCTGGTGATAGCGCCAGCAGAGACCCGATACGATCGACAGGTTTTTCTCTTTGGCCAGCTTACAGGTTTCCATGACGGAACGAACGCCCGGTGCGTCAACGGCGACCGGCTTTTCAGCGAAGACGTGTTTTCCGGCTTCAATCGCGGCCCGCAACTGCATGGGGCGGAAGTGAGGCGGCGTGGTCAGCAGAACCACGTCCACACAGTCGATGACTTTCTGATAGGAATCAAAGCCAACGAATTTATGATCTGCGTCGACCTGCACCTGCTCGCCAACCGGGTTCTTTTTCAGGTTCTTGTAACTCTTATCCAGATGATCGTAGAACGTGTCACCCATCGCGACCAGTCTGGCGTTTTTATCAGCGGCGAGTGCCTGGGCGGCCGCCCCGGTTCCACGTCCACCACAGCCCACCAGACCAACGCGAATTTCATCACTGCCGGCGGCAAACACACTGGATTGCAGTGCGGCTGAGGGAGATGTTCCAGCGAAGACACTGCCTGTCAGAGTCGATGCAGCGACGGCTGCAGAACTGGATTTGATGAAATCACGACGCGTCGTCGGCGCGGAAGTTGAAGTCTTTTCAGTATTCATAAGAGGATCCTGAGTTAATTAGTTTCATTACAAAATTGATGCTTTAGGATACCATAGCGGCTACTCTGTTTACGAGGCAAAAATGCGATCTGCTGGTAGTTTTTTGCAGAGCCTTGAACTCGTGAACAGATTACGCGTTGTTTACTGAGTGAGCCGGTCAATATGCTCGCGACCGAACCGCTCCAGGCTGGCCGCACCAAGATTCACATAATGCTGCCAGGTGGCCTGCAGGCGTTCCTGTTGTTGCGGCGTGAGAACTTTGATCTGGCGGGCAGGACAGCCGGCCCAGAGTGTCCCGGGGGGGACATGGATGCCTTCCCTTACCAGTGCTCCTGCAGCGATCAATGCGCCTTTGCCAATGACACAGCGACTGAGGACCGTGGCGCCAATCGCGATCATGGCATCGTCTTCCACCACAGAGCCATGCACGATGGCCGCGTGTCCGAGCGTCACCCGATCTCCCAGGATACAGGGATGTCCATAATCGGTGTGCAGCACTGAGCCGTCCTGCACGTTCGTCTCTGCTCCGACTTCGATATATTCCAGGTCGCCTCGTAAGACGCACTGATGCCAGACTGTGCTGCGGGCTTTGAGCCGCACGCGTCCCGTGACGATGGCATCCGGAGTCACCCAGGCGGTTGGATCAATGACCGGATAGGAGTGCAGCGCTTCCCAGTCACAGTCGACATCCGGATAAGGCAGTTCCGGAGGCGTCGGGATGGTATCTGCTTTGAGAGGCCATTCTGGTGATGATTCATGGTTGTTCATGCGAGCTGACCTCCTGTTGCGTCGAGTCATCTGGTGACGTCTTGGAAAGTGAACTGTTGGGGATCGCGGGGCGTTTCTTTTCCATCAGGAACAGACCGCCGATTGTCAGCGCTGTTCCGCTCAAGAGCCAGACCGTCAGTTTTTCATCAAAGAAGAAGACGCCGGCAAACGCAGCCATCGCGGTCTGCGAGGCATTGAGCAGGTTGACCCGGGTGACCGTGAGGTGCTTCATGGACGCACCAATGGCAAAGAAGGCGATGGCATTCATGATGCCGCCCACCAGCATCACCAGGTATTGCCAGGGAGTCGTGATCCACAGGATCTCGATGCCGAGCCGATAGAAGGCCACGCCACTCAGGCAGACCATGCCGGTCGTGCTGATCAGTACCAGTGATGCGGAGATCGACATCTCTCCGCGCACGGTTCCACGAATCATGACCCCACCGGCTCCATAAGCGCAGCCGGCGACACAGGCAACAAAAATGGTCAGAGCAACCGTCACAATTGACCGGGTATGGTGCTCCATGTGTTCTAACACAGATTCTTCAGCCTGGTGCGCACCCAGACTGAGCACAACAATGGCAGCCGTCAGGATGACCATGGAAGCAAACATGCGGGGGGTAATCGCCTCTTCCAGGAACAGGCGTCCCAGGATGGCCCCGGTGGCGAGCAGGGTCGCAAAACAGAGCGGAACCGTGAAGGCAAGTCCGCCGAGGCTCAGCGACCATTGGAACATGACGTTTCCGCCGAACTGCATGAGCAGCCCGGTCAGAATCAGGGGAATGACCAGTCGGCGGGGAGGCAGTGCCGGTAATCCTTTGGAACCACGATAGGCAACCAGTGTCCAGCCTACAATGGTTGCGGGAACTGATTTCAAAGCAGAGATCCAGATGGCCCAGTCGGCGTTATTGTCGACCGCAGCTTCTCGTAGTGAGATGTTGGCAGCGGTGTAGGCCAGCGCAGAAATCAACCCGAACAGTGTGCCTTTGACTACGGGAGACAAGCCTTCGCTCGCCTGATTCTCTCTCTGATCTGTCGCGGCGGATTCAGAAGGGTTCGCTGAGGACGCGTTAGAAATCTTGTTCACCCTCTTGCTCCAGGCGCTGCAATTCGATCAGCCGCGGATCCAGGTCTTCTACGATGGCATAGCGACCATCAGACCAGCGGAAGAAATCGACATCCCGGCACTTCTTGCTGCAGAATGGAAAAGCAGACTGGTCGTCACCAGCTTTTGTAGTGACGACCTTGCGGCAAATGGGGCAGGTTTGAGGTTGGATCATGGGAGCCTCAGACGAATAGAGTAGCTGAATCGGCGTCTGATTCTCTTATAGATCATTCCCGGTCAAATTTCAAAGGTAATCAGGATTCCTTGGAACTGCTCTTGGAAGAGGATCCGGAGTCACTGCTGGAACTTTTGGATTCGGAACTGGCGGACTGTGCTTTTGAGTCAGCTGCAGCAGCCTTTTTGTAAGAACTGCTGCGGTAATCCGTTTCGTAAAAACCGCTTCCCTTGAAAATGATACCGCCGCCGGCACCGATGATGCGTTTGGCTTTCAGCTTGCCACACTCCGGGCATTTACGGAGTGGTTTGGCAGTGATGGACTGAAAAACTTCCCACTGATGATGACACTGGGAGCATTCGTAATCGTACGTTGGCATCTTTCGATTCTCTCAAAAAACAGTGAATGTAGAATACTGATCAGTTTTCAGCAGGTCCCGAGGAGACAATCACTTTACTCGGACGCACCACCCGGTCGTTCAGGATAAAGCCCTGCTCCAGTTCCTGGATGACAGTCATTGATGGATATTCGTCAGAAGGCATTTGCTGCAGCGCTTCGTGCAGGTTCGGATCAAAGGGCTGTCCGACCGCTTCAATGGCTTTGACATTATTCTTCGCGAAGACATCCAGGATCTGCTTGGCTACCATTTCGACACCGAGCTTCAGGTCGTTGACGTTGTCTGCGTTTTCAGCAGCTTCCACGGCCCGTTTCAGGTTATCCAGTGCGGGGAGCATGTCCTGCACAAAAGGAGCTGCCGCGTACTGACGCAGTTCAGCCAGTTCCCGCTGATGACGTTTGCGTGTGTTATCCAGCTCAGCCTGGGAACGCAGAAAACGGTTCTGGTTTTCATCGCGTTCAGCCAGAGCGGTTTCGAGCTGTGCTTCGACTGAGGCTGAGTTCTCTACTGCTTCCGTTTCGGCAGCAGCGGATTCCTGTGCCTGATTCTGAATATCTTCTGGTTGTTCCTGATCTGTCATGCTTCTGACCTGTAACTTACTCTATCTATTAAAATTAAGAAGATGAATCGTTGAAAACGATCTCGACTGTGATTGACCAACTTTGATCATTCAGCGTGCGTGAAATATTCCTTGAGTTTATCGAAAAACGAAACCCGACTGGGGCTGCGATGCCTGGAAACTTCCGTGTGTTCGATTTCAGCCAGTTCCCGGAGCAGTTCTTCTTCCCGCTCTGAAATTTTACGAGGCACATCAATCTGCACGATCACATGCAGATCTCCGCGTCGTCCGCCATGCGGATTTGGCATGCCCAGCCCTTTCAGGCGGTAGACTTCACCCGGCTGTGTTCCGGCTTTGATCTTCAGTTCGTGCCGTCCTTCCAGGGTCGGAATTTCAATCTCTGCCCCCAGAACCGCCTGGGTATAGGTAATCGGGACATGACAACTCAGTTCCTGTTCCTGGCGACGGAACAAGGGGTGTTCATCGACGCTGACGACGACATACAGATCACCGCGCGGGCCACCATTCTGGCCCGGGTTGCCCTCGCCTCTCAGGCAGAGTTGCATACCGTTATCAATCCCGGGAGGGACTTTGATATCCAGCGTGATTTCCCGGGCGATGCGTCCATCACCGCGACAGTCCGAACATTTTTCGACAATCACCTGTCCGGCGCCGCGACAGCGTGGACAAGTTGTCTGAACGCGGAAAAAGCCCTGAGACTGCACAACCTGGCCGGCTCCGCCACAGTAATCGCATTCCTGAGGATCAGTTCCCGGTTTGGCTCCTGAGCCGTGGCAGGTTTCGCAGGGCTCCTGACGCATGATCTGGATTTCGCGTTCACATCCTGAAGCTGCTTCCAGCAGATCAATCTCGATTTTGGTTCGCAGGCTCTCACCCTGACGCGGACGATTTCCCCCACGCGTGGAACCACCGCGGAAGCCGAACCCTTCAAACAGGTCTCCGAATGCGCTGAAGATATCAGACACATCATGGAACTGATGTCCGCCCCCCGCGCCGAAATCGGCGGCATGTCCGTAGCGGTCGTAGTGGGTCCGTTTTTGATCGTCCCCCAGAACTTCGAAGGCTTCGGCCGCTTCCTTGAACCGTTTGATGGCTTCTTCGTCACCCGGGTTACGGTCCGGGTGATTGGCGAGCGCCATCTTCTTGTAGGCTTTTTTAATCTCTACAGTGGTCACGTCGCGCGATACGCCGAGAACTTCATAATAATCGCGTTTCGTTGCCATAAATACAAACTCATCATTTTAAAGTAGCGAAATATCTCCGGTCCGCTGCGGAGGTATTTCGGGTTCAAACAGCTCAATCAGAACTGAAAAAAACGGGCCACCTTATTTCGGCGGCCCGTCTGAGATCACATCGTTTCGCCTGAGTTCGAAATTCGATTTCAGACTGCAGCCGAAATTATCTTACACTGCCTTCAACGTTGGCCAACTTACCACCTTCGGTGCTTTCACTGCGAGTGACAAGTACCTGGGTTGTGAGCATCAGGCCTGCGATTGAGGCGGCATTTTTCAGTGCGTTCTTGACAACCTTGGCAGGATCGATGATGCCGGCTTTGAACATGTCAACATATTCGCCGCTGTAGGCATTGTACCCGTGAGCGCCACTCAGCGCTTTCACTTCATCAGCGATCACAGCACCGTCAACACCGCAGTTTTCTGCGATCTGACGAATCGGGCCTTCCAGGGCACGGGCAACAATGTTGATGCCGATTTTCTCGTCATCGTTCTTGCCTTTGACCTTAGTGACCGCTTCAATGGATCGCAGCAGAGCCACGCCACCACCGGGAAGAATACCTTCTTCGACAGCAGCACGAGTTGCGTGCAGGGCATCTTCCATACGGGCTTTGGTCTGTTTCATTTCTGCTTCGGTGGCTGCACCGACAGAAATGATGGCGACGCCGCCGGTCAGTTTGGCCAGGCGTTCCTGGAATTTTTCGCGATCGTATTCGCTTTCGGTCTTCTGCAACTGTCCGCGGATCTGGGCGACGCGAGCCTGCAGGGCTTCGGTATCGCCGGCACCTTCGATCAGAGTGCAGGAGTCTTTGGTGATTTCGATCTGCTTGGCCTGTCCCAGTTGGGCCAGTTCGACAGATTCGAGTTTGATACCGAGGTCTTCTGAGATCACGGTACCGCCGGTGAGCACAGCGATGTCAGCCAGCATGGCTTTACGACGGTCGCCGAAGCCAGGAGCTTTCACGGCAGCGATATTCAGAACACCACGCAGTTTGTTCACAACCAGGGCGGTCAGCGGCTCACCTTCGACATCTTCAGCGATGATCAGCAGGGGTTTACCGGTCTGAGACACTTTTTCCAGCAGTGGAACCAGATCCCGCAGGGCGGAGATCTTGGATTCGTGAATCAGAATGTAGCAGTCTTCCAGGATGCATTTCATGCCTTCGGTGTCAGTCACGAAGTAGGGAGAAATGTAACCTTTGTCGAACTGCATCCCGTCAGCGAAGGAGAGAGTGGTTTCGTTCCCCTTACCTTCTTCAACGGTGATCACACCATCGCGGCCGACTTTTTCAACCGCATCAGCGATGAGATTGCCGATCTCGTTGTCGTTGTTGGCGGAGATGGCACCGACCTGGGCGATTTCTGCTTTGTCAGTTACCGGCTTGGCCAGGGCTTCAATGGCTTCGACAGCCGCTTCAACGGCTTTGTCGATTCCACGACGAACGACCATCGGGTTGGCACCCAGTGACAAACCACGCAGACCTTCGGTGTAGATGGAACGAGCTAATACTGTGGCAGTGGTCGTACCGTCACCAGCGATATCACTGGTCTTGGTTGCGACTTCATTGACCAGTTTGGCTCCCATGTTTTCGAAGGGGTCTTCGACTTCCACTTCTTTACTGACTGTAACACCGTCTTTGGTGACCACGGGGTTACCAAAGTTTTTATCGATGATCACATTGCGCCCGGTGGGGCCCATGGTGATGGCTACAGCGTCGCTGATAGTTTGCACGCCTTTTAGCAGCTTGGTACGTGCGCGATCTTCAAACAAAAGTTGCTTTGCCACGCTTATTGACTCCTCTGTTTAACAGGAACGAACATTTGATCGGATTGCTCCGTTCTCCCCTGCGTGATTTTGGTTTGAATTAGATTCTCAACTCAGAGCAGAGACTGAAGTGTGTCAGACACATTCAGTCTCTGTCCGGTATTCCGATAAAAGTACG
This region includes:
- a CDS encoding Gfo/Idh/MocA family oxidoreductase, whose amino-acid sequence is MNTEKTSTSAPTTRRDFIKSSSAAVAASTLTGSVFAGTSPSAALQSSVFAAGSDEIRVGLVGCGGRGTGAAAQALAADKNARLVAMGDTFYDHLDKSYKNLKKNPVGEQVQVDADHKFVGFDSYQKVIDCVDVVLLTTPPHFRPMQLRAAIEAGKHVFAEKPVAVDAPGVRSVMETCKLAKEKNLSIVSGLCWRYHQGMRETFNQIHEGAVGDVMAIQCSYNTRGLWMFKREPEWSDMEWQMRNWLYFTWLSGDFNTEQHVHSLDKMAWTMNDQTPISCSGTGGRQTRIGKEYGHIYDHFAIVYEYPNGVKGFSRCRQQDGCAVDVSDHVFGTKGRVDVFKHRIYDPKGEKTWQFRDKSKNMYQVEHDEFFESIRSGNPINNGDYMTKSSMLAIMGRMAAYTGKSITWDEAMNSQEDLTPASYEWGPMPVPPVAMPGITAFK
- a CDS encoding gamma carbonic anhydrase family protein, with product MNNHESSPEWPLKADTIPTPPELPYPDVDCDWEALHSYPVIDPTAWVTPDAIVTGRVRLKARSTVWHQCVLRGDLEYIEVGAETNVQDGSVLHTDYGHPCILGDRVTLGHAAIVHGSVVEDDAMIAIGATVLSRCVIGKGALIAAGALVREGIHVPPGTLWAGCPARQIKVLTPQQQERLQATWQHYVNLGAASLERFGREHIDRLTQ
- a CDS encoding DMT family transporter: MNKISNASSANPSESAATDQRENQASEGLSPVVKGTLFGLISALAYTAANISLREAAVDNNADWAIWISALKSVPATIVGWTLVAYRGSKGLPALPPRRLVIPLILTGLLMQFGGNVMFQWSLSLGGLAFTVPLCFATLLATGAILGRLFLEEAITPRMFASMVILTAAIVVLSLGAHQAEESVLEHMEHHTRSIVTVALTIFVACVAGCAYGAGGVMIRGTVRGEMSISASLVLISTTGMVCLSGVAFYRLGIEILWITTPWQYLVMLVGGIMNAIAFFAIGASMKHLTVTRVNLLNASQTAMAAFAGVFFFDEKLTVWLLSGTALTIGGLFLMEKKRPAIPNSSLSKTSPDDSTQQEVSSHEQP
- the yacG gene encoding DNA gyrase inhibitor YacG; translated protein: MIQPQTCPICRKVVTTKAGDDQSAFPFCSKKCRDVDFFRWSDGRYAIVEDLDPRLIELQRLEQEGEQDF
- a CDS encoding FmdB family zinc ribbon protein; this encodes MPTYDYECSQCHHQWEVFQSITAKPLRKCPECGKLKAKRIIGAGGGIIFKGSGFYETDYRSSSYKKAAAADSKAQSASSESKSSSSDSGSSSKSSSKES
- the grpE gene encoding nucleotide exchange factor GrpE, yielding MTDQEQPEDIQNQAQESAAAETEAVENSASVEAQLETALAERDENQNRFLRSQAELDNTRKRHQRELAELRQYAAAPFVQDMLPALDNLKRAVEAAENADNVNDLKLGVEMVAKQILDVFAKNNVKAIEAVGQPFDPNLHEALQQMPSDEYPSMTVIQELEQGFILNDRVVRPSKVIVSSGPAEN
- the dnaJ gene encoding molecular chaperone DnaJ encodes the protein MATKRDYYEVLGVSRDVTTVEIKKAYKKMALANHPDRNPGDEEAIKRFKEAAEAFEVLGDDQKRTHYDRYGHAADFGAGGGHQFHDVSDIFSAFGDLFEGFGFRGGSTRGGNRPRQGESLRTKIEIDLLEAASGCEREIQIMRQEPCETCHGSGAKPGTDPQECDYCGGAGQVVQSQGFFRVQTTCPRCRGAGQVIVEKCSDCRGDGRIAREITLDIKVPPGIDNGMQLCLRGEGNPGQNGGPRGDLYVVVSVDEHPLFRRQEQELSCHVPITYTQAVLGAEIEIPTLEGRHELKIKAGTQPGEVYRLKGLGMPNPHGGRRGDLHVIVQIDVPRKISEREEELLRELAEIEHTEVSRHRSPSRVSFFDKLKEYFTHAE
- the groL gene encoding chaperonin GroEL (60 kDa chaperone family; promotes refolding of misfolded polypeptides especially under stressful conditions; forms two stacked rings of heptamers to form a barrel-shaped 14mer; ends can be capped by GroES; misfolded proteins enter the barrel where they are refolded when GroES binds), which codes for MAKQLLFEDRARTKLLKGVQTISDAVAITMGPTGRNVIIDKNFGNPVVTKDGVTVSKEVEVEDPFENMGAKLVNEVATKTSDIAGDGTTTATVLARSIYTEGLRGLSLGANPMVVRRGIDKAVEAAVEAIEALAKPVTDKAEIAQVGAISANNDNEIGNLIADAVEKVGRDGVITVEEGKGNETTLSFADGMQFDKGYISPYFVTDTEGMKCILEDCYILIHESKISALRDLVPLLEKVSQTGKPLLIIAEDVEGEPLTALVVNKLRGVLNIAAVKAPGFGDRRKAMLADIAVLTGGTVISEDLGIKLESVELAQLGQAKQIEITKDSCTLIEGAGDTEALQARVAQIRGQLQKTESEYDREKFQERLAKLTGGVAIISVGAATEAEMKQTKARMEDALHATRAAVEEGILPGGGVALLRSIEAVTKVKGKNDDEKIGINIVARALEGPIRQIAENCGVDGAVIADEVKALSGAHGYNAYSGEYVDMFKAGIIDPAKVVKNALKNAASIAGLMLTTQVLVTRSESTEGGKLANVEGSVR